The Cryptococcus gattii WM276 chromosome D, complete sequence region GCTCGGACGGAGAAAGGGAGTGGTAGAGGACAACAGTATTGATTTTCTGGGGAACTACTAAGGAACTATTATGAAGACTACCATCTTATATACCATTTTCCTGCTTCTGCATACTCTCTCTCGTGGCAAAGATGCTGCTTACTTATTGGCGAATAGCCGGGCTGTCGGACCATTTGTTGAACGCTGACCAGGCGATGggcaagaagagaaggacGATGACCAACAATCAAGAATGTGAGAGGCAAGACGACAAATGTTCTGTTTAAATTCGCGGACGTGTTCGGTGGAGTTTGTTTGGTTACCGGACACCAGGTCCTGACACTTATATTACACCCGAGGGCCAAACTTTTTGCAACCCGCGGCTGGCCCTTTAGCGGCATATTCCTACTGTAGCAAAGTTTGCTGCACATTTGCAAACTACGGTCGCTCTTGGATCATTACATAATATATCTACTACTAAATAATTAATACAATTTATTTTATACAAAGGACAAAGGAGCgcgagaagatgaagaacTCGGACGACGGAAGTCACGTACTTATTCGTTAAACACATCTGATCTGACTACTATTAGTACCGTCATTCATAATCTCTATCTTGACCCTGCGTAATCACCACTTATCCCGATCCTTCAATGCACAAAGGCAAGGTACGTTTATCTGTTTTCAGATATATGCCATTTTTGACGACTTGCATCAACAGCTTTTCCGCACATGAATCTGATGCGCCCGATTATCACCCTTGGTTTTCATCCTAATAGGCATACATCTATTAATACAGAGCCCATCCAGTACGAATGATTTGTGGTATCGTGCTCGGTTTGCCTCTCATCTCTCTAGAATCAGGGCTTAATCTGttcaatctcttcttcgccctCACCTTTGCTCTCGCTGTCACGCTGCTCGGCTAGCTTGCATCCCAAGATCTATAGATCAAATTTACCATCGATTACTTCCTGTCGCCCGATGCTCCAGCATGAGTCTTGCTGTTTTAACTGGAAAGTGTCTAACTCCTTTAGGGATCTATCACGCATTCGGAGGGGCTTAATACCTAAATTAATCCGTTAAGTCGGCTATCCATCAGAAACGAATGGTCCATCGACATAACCGGCATGTTGGATCATACGCACAAGCAGTAGCGGAGGTTGTGTAGTGGCGCTTCATGCACCTGATAAAGACACTGCAATACCTTCTCTCCTTGAATCGATAGTAGGTCAGAGGGTTGATTCTTACATCCCGGACACTAGATAGTATGCATGGCCTACTTGTCCTCTCACTTCCTTAGACCTATCTCCTTTCATTGCTTCAATATCTTGTCGCTATTGCTTCAACAACATTGGCATCTCTGCATTACTCCTGCCTATCAATATTCATCAATGTTTTTTCGAAACCTTGCCAGAAGGGAATAATCCAGCTAGTAATACCTTTTGTCCGATCCTGTAAGAATGTAGAGAAACGAGGGCGGAAGAAGATAAGGGCGAAGACCAGAAGAAAGCAGGGGAGTAACTTTTGTGGTAAtaatggagaagagggagagggaaggaggagagagtTCACGCGGGACGTACAGAGAGATGCATAGACTTGTCGAGACGTGTCagggaaggaaaaggatCCAAGGCGAAGGGAAATTAGTCAGCTCATAGAGCTTTGAAAAGTATATATCCCTTCAAGTAGATTGAGTGCATCGCCCAACCAGCTTAGTCTTCTTGCCTCTACATTCTCACATCTAAACGAAACGCTCCATGGACAGCTGCAGTCAAATTACCTGGGACAAAAGTAGTTCAAAGCCActttccatccttctcgAGGATAGTGGCACTGCTACCCATCCACCACTCAACGAAGTTAGGGTGAAGGCGGCCCCAACTACCATTATTACACCTAAATAATAATCTGGATACTTCTTGTCTCTCGGCTGTGCATCACTCTTCTCCCCTGTTTTAGCAATCTTGTTTGTCTTTTGCCATTATCACTCAGCCTTCAGAGTTTCTGGGATGCCCATCCAGGTTTCTGTGCCTTTTTTAATCCACCTGATCTGAGAAATAATACTGTTGAAACTGAATTCATTGTTCTGTAGTAGAGTTTTGTTGGGATAATCCGGTACATTGTCACTAATCTTCAACATTCGTCTGTTGGATTACTATTCTCCGCTCAGGTGCCCCGGGGCTTGTGGTGGGAGTTCAGAGTAATAGAAGTGGGGtaagaagagaggaaagtAAAGGAAGGGTAGATGGCATCTTGTAACCAGCCTATTTCCTCAGTCTTAATAATACCTTTTCTCTACTCCTTCGCACCCCCAACCCCTTCCATGGATATTACTAATTAGGGATATACATGTGTACAGTGGAATTGCTCTATCTTCCTTGCTCCGTGACCTATCCTCCTCCATTACCATCATCCCGTGTCATTACACATTCACAACATAAAGCATAAAATGTTAACCGGCGATACTTAATCACTCATGACTTCACGGGCATTTTCGTTGTTGTGCTCAATTCGAAACTGAACATGCATTGGTCAGCGAACGTTCATTGAAGGAAATGAGGGTATGGAGGAAAGGAGACGTTGTGTAAATTAGCCCTATACTACACAGGAGACATTTTATCTTTAACCTATAGTCACCGACTAGCCCCCGACGGCCTTACTTGGTCGACACTTGTGTCTGTTAGGAAATTTTCTTACCAAGAAGCCCTCAGATAAGTGCTGGGTGCAAAGAGTTGCTCAAAAAGGAAATTGGGCGAGAAGATCTCGCGAGAGACAAGGAGGAAAGCCAGGAGGAAGCGAATAATCAGCTGGAAGCAAAAAACAATAATGAGACTGGCAGTGACGAAAGAACTGATGTAAACAAAGGGGGAGGGAGCTAAGTACTTGGAATGCCGAGTAAATTTGTTGACAGTAGGGTGCCCGTTGATGCCCAGATACTGAGTTGAAGATTCCTTTTGACGACACTTGGTTATATGATGATGTTTTGGCTGGGAAATAAGGCGTATCGGTAGTTAATTGTTTGATGGCTCATTGTTCAAGACAGCTACTTGGGGACACCCACTTTCATACATCATTGTGTACATGACGGTGGTACCTTTGCCTGGCCTCTCTCTGTTATGTAGCTGGTCGGTGTGAAGTCAAATTGCGCGGAAGATAAGGGTGTGAAGCAGTCGGAGCAACTGACGGTGAGTGGCTGGCCATGGACTTAAGGTGAGCTGGTCGATATGGGATATTCGCCGAGCATTATAACCATGAACAAAAGGCAGTACAGTTACTATATTTAGTAGTGACGAGTAAACAGTAAGTAAAAGACGAGGATCGTTCATGAGCTCCGGCTTGCCCTTTGTATAATAAATTGTAGTAGTAGATATATTATGTAATGACACGAGAACAACCGTAATTTGCAAATGTGCAGCAAACTTTGCTACAGTAGGAATATGCCGCTAAAGGGCCAGCCGCGGGTTGCAAAAAGTTTGGCCCTCGGGTGTAATATAAGTGTCAGGACCTGGTGTTACCGGATGACCGGCGGGTTTCCGCGCCGGAGGTCGCGATTGTTGCATAACGGCGTGACATCGATAGCCTTACGAGTAAAAAGATGCCTTCTCAAACTTTCCCATCTAGCCATGATGGCAAGGCCTACAAATAATGTCAGGATCTATAGAATAGGGTCCCAACATTATATCAGAAAGAAGGTTGGcagaaaggaagaagatttAGGGAAAGTGGTACAGGCCGAATAGAGAGCACGGCCGGAATGTATATACACCTCCAATACTCTTTGAAGATCCCTTAAATAAGGATCAATTCTCGTATGTATGTTTTTTTTAGACGTATATTTACCTGCACCGCACTTCACCCCGTCTATCGCTGTTACATACACCACCGACCACCAGCCTCTCCCCTGGCTTTGCCCTTATCTCTCAAGTAAACTGAATACAAACGACGGAGGACACGGAACTAAAGTAGCACAAGGTGTTTTCCGGCTTCTAAGAGGACAGCGACACCGCCACACTACTTATCATGAATTTGACAAAGCTACAATTATATTGACATATCAATTTGTCTACCTACTACGTATCTACTACCACTTGTGGTCGTACTACTAcacctcttctttcaccCCTCTGCATCGTTCTGCCTCCCTTGCTGTTGCTTCGCTTCTGGCTGATCCTTGTCTTCGTTGAACAAGGCGGCGAGCTCTTTACTATGTCCGGCCCATTGAGCAAAGTTCCATTGTTCGGGAACGACCTTTCCACTAGCCTCAGGATCTCTTTCGAAATGACTATGTTTAGAAAGATAAGAAAGAATGGAACATATTAGCGAGGAATTGATTGTGAAGACTGGATGTGAAGGATGACGTACCCTTCGGCAGCAGCTCTATATCTCTCCCACTTCGTTTCTCCCATATCTGTCTTGAATCCTTCAGAGAAAAACTCCTCGAGTGTCAATCCCAACGTCCGCACTGGCTTTCGCGCGACCGTGGAAAGAATGTCTGCCATCTGGAGAGGTGTAATCATGGTGGAACAGACTTGGATGATGCTCTCTATTGAAAATGAGGTAATTAAAATGTTGGCTGAAAAAAAGTCTTATTGACTCACCTCTGAATTTTTTGTGGTTCAAAAATGCAGCTTTGACCCATAATCCCAATTGTTCCACCGCATACCCAGGGAAACTGGTTTCATCAGGCAACGGCACTCGCAATAACCACTCctctccatcatcatcagtAACACTTGATGCCTGTTCCCCTTCCTTTCGCGACACCTTGTTATCCAACTCTTTCGCCGGATTAAGCTTTCTAGATCTAGCAGGGAGCTCAGAAGTAGGGACTTTGCTGAATAAATCAAGAGTGATCAGCTTGGAGAATTTCCAGCCCGGGTAAAGAATTGTCCAGTGGAGACGATGGTGTGCGCCGTGCGGGCGGTCTCCATGTTCAGCATGACCTGTATACGTTTGCTTGATGTAGGTTAAGACTGTTATGAAATGTCAGAAATTGCCTGACGATGTCTTGTGTTGGCTCCGAAAAGAGACGTACTTTGTCCTCCGGGATGATCACTCCCTTCACCATTGGGTACGAGATCGAGAGCAGTAAAGACGATGTGCCCGACGCCTGCAGCCTTGCACATATCGATAAGAGATCTACCACAGGCCACGCTTTCAGTACTTGAGAAGACTGTCAGTCCAGTAAGGGATGA contains the following coding sequences:
- a CDS encoding Hypothetical protein (Similar to TIGR gene model, INSD accession AAW46679.1), translating into MDKVDALLGPLNPNKMAAKSAPDPLKVLVLDATGDEGFSVCKSMLKDGGFHIWGLVPNADTPVARELNRLQVRIVEGELNRPDTFQSQLTGMDGIFIPSDIFSSTESVACGRSLIDMCKAAGVGHIVFTALDLVPNGEGSDHPGGQILTYIKQTYTGHAEHGDRPHGAHHRLHWTILYPGWKFSKLITLDLFSKVPTSELPARSRKLNPAKELDNKVSRKEGEQASSVTDDDGEEWLLRVPLPDETSFPGYAVEQLGLWVKAAFLNHKKFRESIIQVCSTMITPLQMADILSTVARKPVRTLGLTLEEFFSEGFKTDMGETKWERYRAAAEGHFERDPEASGKVVPEQWNFAQWAGHSKELAALFNEDKDQPEAKQQQGRQNDAEG